A stretch of Anaeromyxobacter dehalogenans 2CP-1 DNA encodes these proteins:
- a CDS encoding cupin domain-containing protein, whose translation MRTSWNWMRVIGWLAMGALLFVGGAGATGQVGFTGSTYASGLLEDDVDVLNRVILPEGVAGSAQANLWLSLQKTRGPSFLFVQTNTWEPGATTGWHTHPGHSLIIVTQGTITAYDADCTPRTYSAGQVFVDQGGDHVHVLRNESTAEKAATVAVQLVPASERNRRRGDANAPPGCPIL comes from the coding sequence AACGAGCTGGAACTGGATGCGGGTGATCGGCTGGCTGGCCATGGGGGCGCTGCTGTTCGTCGGGGGCGCGGGCGCCACGGGGCAGGTGGGATTCACCGGGAGTACCTATGCGAGCGGGCTCCTGGAGGACGACGTGGACGTCCTGAACCGGGTCATCCTTCCGGAGGGGGTCGCGGGCAGCGCCCAGGCGAACCTCTGGTTGTCGCTCCAGAAGACACGCGGGCCGTCGTTCCTGTTCGTCCAGACGAACACCTGGGAGCCCGGCGCGACCACCGGGTGGCACACGCACCCGGGCCACAGTCTCATCATCGTCACGCAGGGGACGATCACCGCGTACGACGCGGATTGCACGCCGCGGACCTACTCGGCCGGCCAGGTCTTCGTAGACCAGGGCGGCGACCACGTGCACGTGCTGCGCAACGAGAGCACGGCCGAGAAGGCGGCCACGGTCGCGGTCCAGCTCGTGCCCGCGAGCGAGCGCAACCGGCGCCGCGGGGACGCGAACGCGCCGCCGGGCTGCCCGATCCTCTGA
- a CDS encoding ammonia-forming cytochrome c nitrite reductase subunit c552 has protein sequence MPAETQPTKNRALLIALVAGVFALVAVGVAMLLVNISEKKSEARFSYVRVVEVGEDDTDPAKWGKNWPREFDDYKRTAERTSTKYGGAIGTAEGEMAPQKAERDPWLKRVFAGYLFAVDYRDRRGHAFMLKDQEITKRNIPGEGKQSGNCLHCHGSIMPLYRKLGKEAAPQGSPAEQLQAGLAKVAEMGYWDAHKALEEMGGGKAHPVSCVDCHDPASMEVRVSRPGFIAGIQKLAAGSAEVPHLPSIDRWRKGDRSKPYDPNLDSTRQERRAYVCGQCHVEYFCGKGMTLLFPWAEGLKVENAEHLYDNLQVKGQRFKDWVHAETGFEVLKAQHPEFEVWSQGIHARSGVTCADCHMPYKREGAQKYSDHWVRSPLLQPNRACATCHPLTDDELKARVLGIQDRHFALLTRAGNAAVAMIDAIVTVRKPYDERNLAAATAKAKDTLGKQDAFQKAPKEEQDKKLAAEVKANLLASWREVIAKTPALQELEKLQRAAQWRLDFVAAENSMGFHAPQELARILGESIDLSREAEVKATRLAAGTTASAAAVPASQPGR, from the coding sequence ATGCCCGCCGAGACCCAGCCCACCAAGAACCGCGCGCTGCTCATCGCGCTCGTGGCCGGGGTGTTCGCCCTGGTCGCGGTGGGCGTCGCGATGCTGCTGGTGAACATCAGCGAGAAGAAGTCGGAGGCGCGCTTCTCGTACGTGCGGGTGGTCGAGGTCGGCGAGGACGACACCGACCCGGCCAAGTGGGGCAAGAACTGGCCGCGCGAGTTCGACGACTACAAGCGCACCGCCGAGCGGACCAGCACGAAGTACGGCGGCGCGATCGGCACCGCCGAGGGCGAGATGGCGCCGCAGAAGGCGGAGCGCGACCCCTGGCTGAAGCGCGTCTTCGCCGGCTACCTGTTCGCGGTGGACTACCGCGACCGCCGCGGCCACGCCTTCATGCTGAAGGACCAGGAGATCACGAAGCGCAACATCCCGGGCGAGGGAAAGCAGTCCGGCAACTGCCTCCACTGCCACGGCTCGATCATGCCGCTCTACCGCAAGCTCGGGAAGGAGGCGGCGCCGCAGGGGTCGCCGGCCGAGCAGCTCCAGGCCGGCCTCGCGAAGGTGGCGGAGATGGGCTACTGGGACGCGCACAAGGCGCTCGAGGAGATGGGCGGCGGCAAGGCGCACCCGGTCTCCTGCGTGGACTGCCACGATCCGGCGTCGATGGAGGTGCGGGTCTCGCGCCCCGGCTTCATCGCCGGCATCCAGAAGCTCGCGGCGGGCTCGGCGGAGGTGCCGCACCTGCCGTCGATCGACCGCTGGCGCAAGGGCGACCGGTCGAAGCCCTACGATCCGAACCTCGACTCCACGCGCCAGGAGCGCCGCGCCTACGTGTGCGGGCAGTGCCACGTCGAGTACTTCTGCGGGAAGGGAATGACGCTGCTGTTCCCGTGGGCCGAGGGGCTCAAGGTCGAGAACGCCGAGCACCTCTACGACAACCTGCAGGTCAAGGGGCAGCGCTTCAAGGACTGGGTGCACGCCGAGACCGGGTTCGAGGTGCTGAAGGCGCAGCACCCCGAGTTCGAGGTGTGGAGCCAGGGCATCCACGCCCGGAGCGGCGTCACCTGCGCCGACTGCCACATGCCGTACAAGCGCGAGGGCGCGCAGAAGTACTCCGACCACTGGGTCCGCAGCCCGCTGCTCCAGCCGAACCGCGCCTGCGCCACCTGTCACCCGCTGACCGACGACGAGCTGAAGGCGCGCGTGCTCGGCATCCAGGACCGGCACTTCGCGCTGCTCACCCGCGCCGGCAACGCCGCGGTGGCCATGATCGACGCCATCGTGACGGTGCGGAAGCCGTACGACGAGCGGAACCTCGCCGCGGCCACCGCCAAGGCGAAGGACACGCTCGGGAAGCAGGACGCGTTCCAGAAGGCGCCGAAGGAGGAGCAGGACAAGAAGCTGGCGGCCGAGGTGAAGGCGAACCTGCTCGCCTCCTGGCGCGAGGTGATCGCGAAGACGCCGGCGCTGCAGGAGCTGGAGAAGCTGCAGCGCGCCGCGCAGTGGCGCCTCGACTTCGTGGCGGCCGAGAACTCGATGGGCTTCCACGCGCCGCAGGAGCTGGCCCGCATCCTGGGCGAGTCGATCGACCTCTCGCGCGAGGCGGAGGTGAAGGCCACGCGCCTCGCCGCCGGGACCACCGCGTCCGCGGCGGCCGTGCCCGCGTCGCAGCCGGGCAGGTAG
- the nrfH gene encoding cytochrome c nitrite reductase small subunit, translating into MRTSRGVSVFPLSLVLAATAGLALGLGAFAFDYAKGSSYLGNDPRTCANCHVMEGHYAGWLAGTHHAVATCNDCHTPAAFIPKYWVKATNGYHHSMAFTMGGYPDAIKARPESAEVVEDNCRRCHAAVVEDIAHGGDVSCVRCHRNVGHLR; encoded by the coding sequence ATGCGAACGAGCCGCGGAGTGTCCGTGTTCCCGCTGTCGCTCGTGCTGGCGGCCACCGCCGGGCTGGCGCTCGGGCTCGGCGCGTTCGCGTTCGACTACGCGAAGGGCTCCTCGTACCTCGGGAACGACCCGAGGACCTGCGCCAACTGCCACGTGATGGAAGGCCACTACGCCGGGTGGCTGGCGGGCACGCACCACGCGGTCGCGACCTGCAATGACTGCCACACGCCCGCCGCGTTCATCCCGAAGTACTGGGTGAAGGCCACCAACGGCTATCACCACTCCATGGCATTCACGATGGGTGGCTACCCGGACGCCATCAAGGCGCGCCCCGAGAGCGCCGAGGTGGTGGAAGACAACTGCCGCCGCTGCCACGCCGCCGTGGTCGAGGACATCGCGCACGGGGGCGACGTCTCCTGCGTGCGGTGCCACCGCAACGTGGGCCACCTCCGCTGA
- a CDS encoding class I adenylate-forming enzyme family protein: protein MKTAAQDQACRDRAARLPENIADRVAEHARRAPGAIALLEHNTGETVTWKQLDTAADAFAARLLAAGYRKGDVVATSLPLLKEHVFLLVACYRVGVILAPLDLRLRAGEIRTAFEKLRPRGYFFVGAPALMPVLQEVVGKFPGVRHWVQFQKDPEGILPGATWAKDFTRRIKLDYLKARLLGTVRRARARVGRRDGCLIIFTTGSTGSPKPALLCHESILVQNVGLTVGFDLRPDDRLLVNLPPSHVGCTTELLGTALYEGITSVLLHVFDALKSLEAIAEHRVSVVGQIPALFNAEWSHRRYAELDLSSLRAAIYGGQGVPRAFLDRLRAMAPEIGTGLGLTETSGFCTYTAVGASADDLADGIGFDSPLCPVSIRGPMTADGHAGPELPAGTVGEICFSGPQVFLGYLNDPAATAQAVTKDGVCYTGDLGSYDPARGLRLAGRAKLVIKPKGFQVFPGDVENHVVSALPGKVAAAACVGVEHARWSEAIVLFVEEAPDATVTPEDVHAACQGIASYARPSHVEVVSTGTLPLNRVAKVDYVVLRERARELVEGLRREGKWDARAIR from the coding sequence ATGAAGACCGCCGCCCAGGACCAGGCCTGCCGCGACCGCGCGGCGCGGCTCCCCGAGAACATCGCCGACCGGGTCGCCGAGCACGCGCGGCGTGCCCCCGGGGCCATCGCGCTGCTCGAGCACAACACCGGCGAGACCGTCACCTGGAAGCAGCTCGACACCGCCGCCGACGCGTTCGCGGCGCGGCTGCTCGCCGCGGGCTACCGCAAGGGCGACGTCGTCGCCACCAGCCTGCCGCTGCTCAAGGAGCACGTCTTCCTGCTCGTGGCCTGCTACCGCGTCGGCGTGATCCTGGCGCCGCTCGACCTGCGGCTGCGCGCGGGAGAGATCCGGACCGCGTTCGAGAAGCTCCGTCCCAGGGGCTACTTCTTCGTCGGCGCGCCCGCGCTCATGCCGGTGCTCCAGGAGGTGGTCGGCAAGTTCCCGGGGGTCCGCCACTGGGTGCAGTTCCAGAAGGACCCGGAGGGCATCCTCCCCGGCGCCACCTGGGCGAAGGACTTCACCCGCCGGATCAAGCTCGACTACCTGAAGGCGAGGCTCCTCGGCACGGTGCGGCGCGCCCGCGCGCGCGTCGGCAGGCGCGACGGCTGCCTCATCATCTTCACCACCGGCTCGACCGGCTCGCCCAAGCCGGCGCTCCTCTGCCACGAGAGCATCCTCGTCCAGAACGTCGGGCTCACCGTCGGGTTCGACCTCCGCCCGGACGACCGGCTGCTGGTGAACCTCCCGCCCTCGCACGTGGGCTGCACCACCGAGCTGCTCGGCACGGCGCTGTACGAGGGCATCACCTCGGTGCTCCTGCACGTCTTCGACGCGCTGAAGAGTCTCGAGGCGATCGCCGAGCACCGCGTCAGCGTGGTCGGGCAGATCCCCGCGCTCTTCAACGCAGAGTGGAGCCACCGCCGCTACGCCGAGCTCGACCTCTCCAGCCTGCGCGCCGCCATCTACGGGGGGCAGGGCGTGCCGCGCGCGTTCCTCGACCGGCTCCGCGCCATGGCCCCGGAGATCGGCACCGGCCTCGGCCTCACCGAGACCTCCGGCTTCTGCACCTACACCGCCGTGGGCGCGAGCGCCGACGACCTCGCGGACGGCATCGGCTTCGACTCGCCGCTCTGCCCCGTCTCCATCCGCGGGCCGATGACCGCGGACGGGCACGCCGGCCCCGAGCTGCCCGCGGGGACGGTGGGGGAGATCTGCTTCTCGGGCCCGCAGGTGTTCCTCGGGTACCTGAACGACCCGGCCGCCACCGCGCAGGCGGTCACGAAGGACGGCGTCTGCTACACGGGCGACCTCGGCAGCTACGACCCGGCGCGCGGGCTCCGGCTCGCCGGCCGCGCCAAGCTCGTCATCAAGCCGAAGGGCTTCCAGGTGTTCCCGGGCGACGTGGAGAACCACGTGGTGTCCGCGCTGCCGGGCAAGGTGGCTGCGGCGGCCTGCGTCGGCGTCGAGCACGCGCGCTGGTCGGAGGCGATCGTGCTGTTCGTGGAGGAGGCGCCCGACGCCACCGTCACGCCCGAGGACGTCCACGCTGCGTGCCAGGGGATCGCCTCGTACGCCCGCCCGAGCCACGTGGAGGTGGTGTCCACCGGGACGCTCCCGCTCAACCGCGTCGCCAAGGTGGACTACGTCGTGCTGCGCGAGCGCGCCCGCGAGCTGGTCGAGGGTCTCCGGCGCGAGGGGAAGTGGGACGCGCGGGCCATCCGGTGA
- a CDS encoding phosphatase PAP2 family protein: protein MRGARPDGPPGSPLRRLLRARELVTVALVAVAAGGLWLFLELAEAIRHDEVRSLDRAVLLALRDPADPSEPLGPRWVEEMGRDLTALGGTAVLTLVSLAAALFLWMARRPRSMLLLAVAIAGGQVLSLLLKHGYARPRPDLVPHGSYVYTASFPSGHSMMSAVVYLTLGALLARVLPRRRMKLLVMACALGATALTGASRVYLGVHWPTDVIAGWAVGGSWAVACWLAADLLDRRRARGTAPEGSGPGSEQA, encoded by the coding sequence ATGCGAGGCGCGCGCCCGGACGGGCCACCCGGATCGCCGCTCCGGCGCCTGCTCCGCGCCCGAGAGCTCGTCACCGTGGCGCTGGTGGCGGTGGCGGCGGGCGGGCTCTGGCTCTTCCTCGAGCTGGCGGAGGCGATCCGCCACGACGAGGTCCGCTCCCTCGACCGGGCGGTGCTCCTCGCGCTGCGGGATCCCGCCGATCCGTCCGAGCCGCTCGGCCCGCGCTGGGTGGAGGAGATGGGGCGCGACCTCACCGCGCTGGGCGGGACCGCCGTGCTCACGCTGGTCTCGCTCGCGGCCGCGCTGTTCCTGTGGATGGCGCGCCGCCCGCGCTCGATGCTGCTCCTGGCGGTCGCGATCGCCGGGGGACAGGTGCTGAGCCTGCTCCTGAAGCACGGCTACGCGCGGCCGCGGCCGGACCTCGTGCCGCACGGATCGTACGTGTACACCGCGAGCTTCCCGAGCGGCCACTCGATGATGTCGGCGGTGGTCTACCTGACGCTGGGCGCGCTCCTCGCGCGCGTGCTGCCGCGCCGCCGCATGAAGCTCCTCGTCATGGCCTGCGCGCTGGGGGCCACCGCGCTCACCGGCGCGAGCCGCGTGTACCTGGGGGTGCACTGGCCCACCGACGTGATCGCCGGGTGGGCCGTCGGCGGGAGCTGGGCCGTCGCCTGCTGGCTGGCGGCGGACCTCCTCGACCGGCGCCGCGCGCGCGGCACGGCGCCCGAGGGGAGCGGCCCGGGGTCGGAGCAGGCGTAG
- a CDS encoding alpha-amylase family glycosyl hydrolase: protein MVYGVVSPRFGPEPLKAVTARLDALRELGVDALWLAPLNPTDDPGDVSYAITDYFGLRADFGTPEDLRTLVREAHARGLRVLLDFVPNHTSVGHPHHLDAAARGRASPWWAWYDRDPAGRETHYFDWKHLPNLDYGNPLVRQMMLDAFAYWVREYDVDGFRVDAAWGIRRRAPAFWGALRRRLDAVKPGVFLLAEASARDPFYVRNGFDAAYDWTGELGHWAWEKVFDDPTRIGPALDAALASRATPMHRVARFLNNNDTGERFVTRHGLAMTRVAAVLLHALPGIAVVYTGDEVGAEFQPYEEGPPVSWVDAHGLRPLYRRLAALREDLPALRRGAYRRLAVPGHPEAFAFLRDAGPAGRALVVLNFGGPARLRLQGPAGPLPDWDAISQRPVAVRRAGAGTLEVELGAQEAVILVDRAGRR, encoded by the coding sequence GTGGTCTACGGCGTCGTCTCGCCGCGGTTCGGCCCCGAGCCCCTGAAGGCGGTGACCGCGCGGCTCGACGCCCTCCGCGAGCTCGGCGTAGACGCGCTCTGGCTCGCGCCGCTCAACCCCACCGACGATCCCGGCGACGTCAGCTACGCCATCACCGACTACTTCGGCCTGCGCGCCGACTTCGGCACGCCCGAGGACCTCCGCACCCTGGTCCGCGAGGCACACGCCCGCGGCCTGCGCGTGCTCCTCGACTTCGTCCCGAACCACACCTCGGTCGGCCACCCGCACCACCTCGACGCCGCGGCGCGAGGCCGGGCCTCGCCGTGGTGGGCCTGGTACGATCGCGATCCGGCCGGCCGAGAGACGCACTACTTCGACTGGAAGCACCTGCCGAACCTCGACTACGGCAACCCGCTCGTCCGGCAGATGATGCTGGACGCGTTCGCGTACTGGGTCCGCGAGTACGACGTGGACGGGTTCCGCGTGGACGCGGCCTGGGGGATCCGCCGGCGCGCGCCGGCGTTCTGGGGGGCGCTGCGCCGGCGGCTCGACGCGGTGAAGCCGGGCGTGTTCCTGCTCGCGGAGGCGAGCGCGCGCGACCCGTTCTACGTGCGGAACGGCTTCGACGCGGCGTACGACTGGACCGGCGAGCTCGGCCACTGGGCCTGGGAGAAGGTCTTTGACGATCCCACGCGCATCGGGCCGGCGCTCGACGCCGCGCTCGCCTCCCGCGCGACGCCGATGCACCGGGTGGCGCGCTTCCTCAACAACAACGACACCGGCGAGCGGTTCGTCACCCGCCACGGCCTCGCCATGACGCGCGTCGCGGCCGTGCTCCTCCACGCGCTGCCCGGCATCGCGGTGGTCTACACCGGCGACGAGGTCGGCGCCGAGTTCCAGCCGTACGAGGAGGGGCCGCCGGTGTCCTGGGTGGACGCCCACGGCCTCCGCCCGCTGTACCGGCGCCTCGCGGCGCTCCGCGAGGACCTACCGGCGCTCCGCCGCGGCGCGTACCGGCGGCTCGCGGTCCCCGGGCACCCGGAGGCGTTCGCGTTCCTGCGCGACGCGGGGCCGGCGGGGCGCGCGCTGGTGGTGCTCAACTTCGGGGGCCCGGCGCGGCTCCGCCTGCAGGGCCCGGCGGGCCCGCTGCCGGACTGGGACGCGATCTCGCAGCGACCGGTGGCGGTGCGGCGCGCGGGCGCCGGCACCCTGGAGGTCGAGCTGGGCGCGCAGGAGGCCGTGATCCTGGTGGACCGCGCCGGCCGGCGCTGA
- a CDS encoding multiheme c-type cytochrome, which translates to MHKWTMRTTGALLFAGVLAIAGCSGEDGKTGPQGPAGQDGQPGAPGQPGQDGQDLVASAKPESCAVCHGNAGAQHQGIYNQYTDASQLSVVINGVSTVANAGGTNYTSTMTFTVTKNGAPYVDAGLAGLDQKRFYATTYDSATRKFVTAFSYGNITSQGNGVYTASYATATFQPELSNAQAYAYVADGPLSTEGMQLYTDVSNTGIAYGDASTYASTANVAGCEKCHGAPYLKHGYRAAAVAGLPDFAACKACHTDESAGGHEGWQLLADDPAAYAAQGGTPTAEQKAKYAYKKTVMNDVHMSHAMEFAYPQSMANCVTCHAGKLDRVLTAANFTLATCKSCHPVTGVNGDPKRAPALKDVIPAAPYHPTDLYTTAVACNSCHKPQAEGGFAPEFAAVHGGFNAQIYANATTKHSSTFTSKVDSATFDSTTNTLTVKFSVVGAAAGAIVKPTVVVGLYGYGTKDMLVSGHNSQADGTANLEYTEGATQRGDPTKSSNSARLTLAPAAATAGVTQWTATADLTLWSDLIAQGAVKQAEVAFLPTVGANQAAAVSATNAAIAVAGTTATVDLVNGTQVADADVYGKKLVSADKCNKCHEALGTTFHNPNYGSAGVVACRICHTPRDGAYHLEMQSRSIDSYVHAIHSMQPFDLSNIDFSNPVAQLRYGHHVESTYPNFTILNCESCHEAGTYEAPDQSKSLPGVLSAAATPKNWDRNIGSVPSVVTGAGARACGSCHRAELINEDDAGRLAAFDQHTATFGFEVQNASGVFDAAVAKIMALFK; encoded by the coding sequence ATGCACAAGTGGACGATGCGGACGACCGGCGCGCTGCTCTTCGCCGGCGTGCTCGCGATTGCGGGGTGCTCTGGCGAGGACGGCAAGACCGGCCCTCAGGGTCCCGCCGGTCAGGACGGTCAGCCGGGCGCGCCCGGCCAGCCCGGGCAGGACGGCCAGGATCTGGTGGCCAGCGCCAAGCCGGAGTCGTGCGCCGTGTGCCACGGCAACGCCGGGGCGCAGCACCAGGGCATCTACAACCAGTACACCGACGCAAGCCAGCTGAGCGTCGTCATCAACGGCGTCTCGACGGTCGCGAACGCGGGCGGCACGAACTACACGTCGACGATGACGTTCACGGTCACCAAGAACGGTGCGCCGTACGTGGACGCCGGCCTCGCCGGCCTCGACCAGAAGCGCTTCTACGCGACCACCTACGACAGCGCGACGCGGAAGTTCGTGACCGCGTTCTCCTACGGGAACATCACGAGCCAGGGCAACGGCGTCTACACCGCGTCGTACGCGACGGCCACCTTCCAGCCCGAGCTGTCGAACGCCCAGGCCTATGCGTACGTCGCCGACGGCCCGCTCTCGACCGAGGGCATGCAGCTGTACACCGACGTGTCGAACACGGGCATCGCGTACGGCGACGCGAGCACCTACGCGTCCACGGCCAACGTCGCGGGCTGCGAGAAGTGCCACGGCGCGCCGTACCTGAAGCACGGCTACCGCGCCGCGGCCGTCGCCGGCCTGCCGGACTTCGCGGCCTGCAAGGCCTGCCACACCGACGAGTCCGCCGGTGGCCACGAGGGCTGGCAGCTCCTCGCAGACGACCCGGCCGCGTACGCGGCGCAGGGCGGTACCCCGACGGCCGAGCAGAAGGCGAAGTACGCCTACAAGAAGACCGTGATGAACGACGTGCACATGTCGCACGCGATGGAGTTCGCCTACCCGCAGTCGATGGCGAACTGCGTGACCTGCCACGCCGGCAAGCTCGACCGCGTCCTCACCGCCGCGAACTTCACGCTCGCGACCTGCAAGAGCTGCCACCCGGTGACCGGCGTGAACGGCGACCCGAAGCGCGCCCCCGCGCTGAAGGACGTCATCCCGGCGGCGCCGTACCACCCGACCGACCTCTACACGACCGCCGTCGCCTGCAACAGCTGCCACAAGCCGCAGGCCGAGGGCGGCTTCGCGCCGGAGTTCGCCGCGGTGCACGGCGGCTTCAACGCGCAGATCTACGCGAACGCGACCACCAAGCACTCGAGCACCTTCACCTCGAAGGTCGACTCGGCGACGTTCGACAGCACCACCAACACGCTGACCGTCAAGTTCAGCGTGGTCGGCGCGGCCGCGGGCGCCATCGTGAAGCCCACCGTCGTGGTCGGCCTGTACGGCTACGGCACGAAGGACATGCTGGTCAGCGGCCACAACTCGCAGGCGGACGGCACCGCCAACCTCGAGTACACCGAGGGCGCCACCCAGCGCGGCGATCCGACCAAGTCGTCGAACAGCGCCCGCCTGACGCTCGCACCCGCCGCGGCCACCGCCGGCGTCACGCAGTGGACCGCCACCGCCGACCTCACGCTCTGGTCCGACCTGATCGCCCAGGGCGCGGTGAAGCAGGCCGAGGTCGCGTTCCTGCCCACGGTCGGCGCCAACCAGGCGGCGGCGGTGAGCGCCACCAACGCGGCCATCGCGGTCGCCGGCACGACGGCCACGGTGGACCTCGTCAACGGCACGCAGGTCGCCGACGCGGACGTGTACGGCAAGAAGCTCGTCAGCGCCGACAAGTGCAACAAGTGCCACGAGGCGCTCGGGACCACGTTCCACAACCCGAACTACGGCAGCGCCGGCGTCGTCGCCTGCCGCATCTGCCACACGCCCCGTGACGGCGCCTACCACCTCGAGATGCAGTCGCGGTCGATCGACTCCTACGTCCACGCGATCCACTCGATGCAGCCGTTCGACCTGTCCAACATCGACTTCTCGAACCCGGTGGCCCAGCTGCGCTACGGCCACCACGTCGAGTCGACCTACCCGAACTTCACGATCCTGAACTGCGAGTCCTGCCACGAGGCGGGCACCTACGAGGCTCCGGATCAGTCGAAGTCGCTGCCGGGCGTCCTCTCGGCCGCCGCGACGCCCAAGAACTGGGATCGCAACATCGGCAGCGTCCCGTCCGTGGTCACCGGCGCCGGCGCCCGCGCCTGCGGCTCCTGCCACCGTGCGGAGCTGATCAACGAGGACGACGCCGGCCGCCTGGCGGCGTTCGACCAGCACACCGCGACGTTCGGCTTCGAGGTGCAGAACGCCTCGGGCGTGTTCGACGCGGCCGTCGCGAAGATCATGGCGCTGTTCAAGTAG
- a CDS encoding IS1182-like element ISAde2 family transposase gives MSEHEAPRVVRPVRNQLSLQPTDLEALVPDEHPVRAIWTLVERLDLSAFYDEIASRGSNAGRPATDPAVLLALWLFANSEGVGSARLLERLCERDAPYRWICGGVPVNHHTLADFRVEHGKKLDRLMTQVLAALMKEGVVQLRRVAQDGMKVRASAGAASFRRRQSLERCRKEAEEQVRKLRREIESDPSASTKRVQAAKERAAQARLDAVEAALAEVEVVEKQRVERDEKKPSDARRRGEIRVSTTDAESRVMKMADGGFRPAYNVQFATDESGVIVGTDVTNNGTDQPHVVPMLDEIRRRTGETPREYLVDGGFVTLDNIEAIAERGATPYAPLPKPKSKAVDPHAPKRNDTPAIGAWRVRMGTEDAKRVYVQRGVLAERTNADLRVHRRLDRLNVRGLVKVKTIVLLAAISFNIMRLIASRLSA, from the coding sequence GTGAGCGAACACGAGGCGCCGCGGGTGGTGAGGCCGGTCCGAAATCAACTCTCGCTGCAGCCGACGGACCTCGAAGCGCTGGTCCCGGACGAGCACCCGGTTCGCGCCATCTGGACGTTGGTCGAGCGGCTGGACCTGTCGGCGTTCTACGACGAGATCGCGTCGCGCGGCAGCAATGCTGGGCGGCCAGCAACGGACCCGGCGGTGCTGCTCGCGCTGTGGCTGTTCGCCAACTCGGAGGGCGTGGGGAGCGCGCGGTTGCTCGAGCGGCTGTGCGAGCGGGACGCGCCCTACCGCTGGATCTGCGGCGGGGTGCCGGTGAACCACCATACGCTCGCCGACTTTCGCGTGGAGCACGGGAAGAAGCTCGACCGGCTCATGACGCAGGTGCTGGCCGCGCTCATGAAGGAAGGCGTGGTGCAGCTCCGGCGCGTGGCGCAGGACGGGATGAAGGTCCGGGCGAGCGCCGGCGCGGCGAGCTTCCGGCGTCGTCAGTCACTGGAGCGCTGCCGCAAGGAAGCCGAGGAACAGGTCCGAAAGCTCAGGCGCGAGATCGAGAGCGATCCGTCAGCTTCGACGAAGCGTGTGCAGGCTGCGAAGGAGCGGGCCGCGCAAGCTCGGCTCGATGCCGTCGAGGCCGCACTTGCGGAGGTCGAAGTCGTCGAGAAGCAGCGCGTCGAGCGAGACGAGAAGAAGCCCTCGGACGCGAGGCGTCGCGGCGAGATCCGCGTCAGCACCACGGACGCGGAGAGCCGCGTGATGAAGATGGCGGACGGTGGGTTCCGGCCCGCCTACAACGTGCAGTTCGCGACGGACGAGAGCGGTGTCATCGTGGGCACCGACGTCACGAACAACGGTACCGACCAGCCGCACGTCGTGCCGATGCTCGACGAGATCCGGCGCCGAACGGGCGAGACGCCACGCGAGTACCTGGTCGACGGTGGCTTCGTGACGCTCGACAACATCGAGGCCATCGCAGAGCGGGGCGCGACTCCGTATGCGCCGCTACCGAAGCCGAAGAGCAAAGCCGTCGATCCGCACGCTCCGAAGCGCAACGACACACCTGCGATCGGGGCATGGCGCGTGCGGATGGGCACAGAGGACGCCAAGCGCGTCTACGTGCAGCGCGGCGTCCTCGCCGAGAGGACGAACGCAGATCTCCGTGTGCACCGGCGACTCGACCGGCTGAACGTCCGAGGGCTGGTAAAGGTGAAGACGATCGTGCTGCTCGCCGCGATCAGCTTCAACATCATGCGTCTCATCGCGAGCAGACTCTCGGCCTAA
- a CDS encoding DUF488 domain-containing protein: MAIRIVRLGSPRARGEGLRIGTVRRPPRGVAASRFAADDWYDVWFPNLAPTVPTMKLAQAARSEREWAAFRRRFRAEMAEPAARRTLDLLAALSHGADFAVGCYCEDEARCHRSVLRELLGERGARLA; encoded by the coding sequence ATGGCGATCCGCATCGTCCGGCTCGGGAGCCCGCGCGCGCGCGGGGAGGGGCTTCGCATCGGCACGGTGCGCCGCCCGCCCCGGGGCGTCGCCGCGTCGCGCTTCGCCGCCGACGACTGGTACGACGTCTGGTTCCCGAACCTGGCGCCGACCGTCCCGACCATGAAGCTCGCGCAGGCGGCGCGGAGCGAGCGCGAGTGGGCGGCGTTCCGGCGGCGCTTCCGCGCCGAGATGGCGGAGCCGGCGGCGCGACGGACGCTCGACCTGCTCGCGGCGCTCTCGCACGGCGCGGACTTCGCGGTCGGCTGCTACTGCGAGGACGAGGCGCGCTGCCACCGGTCGGTGCTGCGCGAGCTCCTCGGCGAGCGCGGGGCGCGGCTGGCCTGA